GATCCACAAAATCCCTAAAAACCGGCTTTCCACAAAAGTCAGATTTCTGTTATGGATACGTGTGACCGGATCGATTCCAAAATGTTCAAGTTTCATGACTGAACTCCTTTTTGCCCTGCGTCTTGTCGGGGCGTAGCTGTGAAGCAAAGCCTGAAGCCTTCAGCCGTAGCACGGGTTACAGACTCATCACCACTTCCGCAGTCACTTTTTCCTCGCCCATATCCACCGCCATGTTCATGGCTTTTGCGGTCAGGTTGTTCACCGTCAGGGGATAACCGCGACTGACTATTCTTCCGCTGCCGGTTTTATCCTGCAGCCTGTGGGCCATTGCTTCAAAAGCGTCGTCTGAAAAAATATCTTCTGTTTTTTTGTTGATCCTTTTGAATTTATGCACGATGTACCTGTCCAGGTCTCCGTCAAGACCGGTGATCTCCGCACAGGTAACTCTGCGCGTGACCTCGCGCATCTCAGGATGTCGGGTTTCATCCAGAAGGAATTTGAGCTCCGGCTGTCCTATGAGGATGATACCGATCAAGCGGCTGTAGCCGTCCTCCAGCTCATAAATCTGTTTTAAGGCTTTCATGGCTTTGACGTTCATTAAATGAGCCTCCTCGATGATCAGCACCTGTTTCATGCCCGAAGTAGCCCGGTTGCGCAGCAGTTGCAGCGCCTGGCGGGTTTTGGCCTCCAGGCTGCGCTTGGTTTTCTCCTCGGAAATATCCATGACAATGGCATCGATCAGCGACCCCGGCGTAATCCTGGATTTATCCACGATGATGGGAAAAACCACCTTGATGTCCTCGCTCATCAATTCCTGGACCACCGCCTTTCGTATCACCGATTTACCGGAACCGACTTCGCCGTAAACTGCAGTGAACCCGGCGTACCGTGCCGTGTCCAGCATCATCTCCTTGATGAAGTGATGATCTTCCGAAAGGAAAATGTCCCTTACGTCAGATATGTCGTTTAGAAACGGACTTCTAAACAGTTTGAAATGCTTCAATGCTCTTTGCTCTATCATTTCCGCCTCCTTATGTTTTTCTGTTTTTAGTGGGTCACCGGGAACAATCGCCGGTACGCTCCAGCTTCGCTGCATGGCATCCGACATGCTCTTTCGCCGCCAGTCCGGGTATGCGTAGTTGTTGGTCTTTTCCACTTCGTCCCAAATTGCGTTCATATCCAGCCCCCGATGTTGCAGCCAGGCGCTGAGCGCCGGATCGGCGGACACCGCTGATTCCACCGATGCCTTGAAACGCTCGACTTTTTTGGGAAACCGGCCTGTGAAAGACAGCCAGAGAACAGTGCTCCCAAAGTCCGTCCGGTCGGCGAAAGCCTGCTGGCTGACGCCGCATTCATACAGCAGCTGTTTTAAGCGAAGCATTGTCTCCTCCAAGATCAGCCGGAGTCAGTGACCCGTGATCCATTGCCATGTGATACAGCCGGTCCGATTCGGCCAGGCTCATTGATGTGCCGTACGCTTGGCGAATTGCCGTATTGAGTTCAGGGGTGATCAGCCCCAGGGCGGTACTCAATTTTTTCAATACCGTCATGATCGGGATCTGTTTTTGTCCGACATTTTCCGCCGTTTTGGCCGTGTTTAAAGGGGTGCCGAGTCTTGGCATGTAGGTGCGATTGACTTTGTCCGCCTGGTTGCCGAACACGGTGATCCCGCCGAACGGCACTGCGTCTTTGGGTCTGTCTTCACCAAACGCCAAATTTTCTCCCCGCTTTTTGGCCTTCTGGGTCAGCGTGTCCGGCATCCGTTTATACTCGCGCCCGATGACCGCCGCATCCTCCCGGAAACCGCCGTCCACCCTGCCGATGGGTTTGACCAGGTATTCTTGATCTTTGAAAATCACTCCGATTTCCGGCCAGAGGAAGGGGCGCAAAACGACTTTGACTTTTGATCGGTTGGGTAAAAGGCCCTCGATGTGTTTGAGGTTGTATTCTTCGGACCGGAATGAAATCGAGTACCGTCCGGTCACCGTACGATCCGTTTCCGGCTCGGCAAACAGATCGTGCAGAATGTCTTTATCCGGGAGTTCCCTCAGTTCTTCTTTCTTGATTTTGAGCCAGCATTCGGAGCGGGTCATGCCGTGGCGGGTATGCTTTTTTGTACCATTGAAATGAACGCACCAGTCCAGCGCCCAGTCATTAAGTTCTTGCACCGTTTGAGCCGGTTGAAACCGCAGGCGGGACTCGAACTTGGATTCAACGATATTCTGGGCGACTTCCGCCGATCCCTGACGGCCCGGATTGTGCGGCAGCGATTTGGGGATCTCGATCTCCAGGCGTTCTAAAAATGCCAGGATCGCTTTGGAAATGTTTGCCGCTCCTGCGTCCATGAGCATAAAAAACGGCACACCGCGGAAGGGGAATTTTTCACGCTTCCCCCCGCTCCAGGCGGCCAATAAAAAGTCGTACAGGTTTGCCTGGGTTTCTCCGCCGGTATAATAATATTTGACACAAATAATATGGCTGAAGTGATCTGTAAGAATATAGCGGATCAGCTTCTTTTTAACTGTGGCGAAATTCTGCCATTTATTTTTGTAAAATTTATCCTCCCGCATCATATGCAGGCCCTTGCGACCCTTGAGATAATACTGGATACAGACCGAGGCATCGAAAATATGCACATGGTTGGGATGCAATGATCGCATCTGGATGTGAGGCTCAGGTGTGTTCAGGGCGGCGGCGTTCATCTGCCGGTCGCGCAGCAGTCTGGTAAGCCAGGCCACGCTGCAGGTTCCCGGATCGATAATACCGTTGTCCTCGGCAATGGAAAGCGCGGTCTCCACGTCCATGATGGTGCCCTTCAGCTCGCGGGAGGACGTATGCACCAGGCCGCTGATAAAATGAAGCTGTTCGTCATTTAACCTGCACGACCCGTTGTCTTTGCGCTTTTTCCGGCCTGAATTAAAGCCGTTTTGGGCTGCGATCCGATATAGGCTTTGAGTCGATCTGCCCGTCATTTTGCGGTAATTTTCGATTACCTTGTCCTTGTCTCCGTTTTTGGCCTCTTTGAGTTCCCGTGCCAGCTCCTGCCTCCACATGGTTTCTGCTCCTTGTTATATTCAGTGTTATCTGCGTCGCCCTGTACTTTAATCGCGCGGGCCGCTGTTTCCGAAAAGCAAAGTCCCCCGGGTCGTATGCATTTACCTGAATTGCCGGGAATCTTCACCCCCTTGGCTTTATTCATCATGCCTTTGTGAAATTCGCATCCACCGCAATCGACGGTGCCAATTTTCACCTGGTTGTCAGCTTCAAGCTGAGCGTGATCATCTTCCCTTTCATACGGCGGGACCCAGTCATCGTCATCGGCAATACCATAATGAACGGTGGCTTCATCATAATAGGCGATGATGGTGCGTTTGAAATGTCCCAGGGTTTCGATGTAGGCGGCCTTCATGAGCGGGGTCATTTTTTCGGGCATATTGCGCACGTCCATCTTCAGCTCCACACCCACCAGCATGGTTTTCAGATTTTCCATGTCCCGGATGAAATTCTCTTCACCCGGCTCGAATCCCCGGGCCTTGACCTGACGTTGGTATTTGGAAATTTCCTTTTCCTGCTTGTTGATGATTTTTTCTTTGGCCTCCAGGACGCGATCTTTGGCCTTGATGGTGGCTTCTTTGTTTTCCAGTTGGGTTTTCTGGGATTCTTTCAGGGCATCGATGGCGGCTTCGATGTCGTCTTTGTTTTCCGGAGTGAGGGGGATTTTTTTGCCGTCGAAATTAAGAGCACCGTCCTTAAAATCTGGCAATTTGCCCGATTTTTCAGACATCAAACGGCCTAAATACCTGATTTTATTAAATGGCATTCCTAAAAATTCGGTCAATTTGCCCGAAAAATTATCATAGATCGGTTTTATATCTTTTAATGTTCTATCAACCGTGCTGACACTTTGGCCCACAGCTTTTGTGCAAAAATCATCCCAGGTCAGACTGCCTTTCCGGTATTCCTTGCTTTTCTTGATGTTATAAAGTGCAGCGTATTTGAGCATTTTATTAAAGGCGATATTACAATCCATCGCCTTTATTTTTCCCAGGGCTTCGGATTCCTCACGGATCGAATCTATCTCATCTTTCATCCGGTTAATCTCAATCATTGCATCCTGTTTTGCGGCCTTGTATATTTCGTTGGCCGCTTCTATTTCTGCATCACCCATTGGTCGTCTCCTTATTAATCTCCCGTTTGAAGTAATTTGATCTCGTGTTCGATTCGCTGTTTATCGGCCTCTTTTCTGCTTTTCATCTTGGTCCAGAACATTGCCATCCCCATGCTCAGTTCATACCTGTCGCCGATAGTTCTTACCAGACCGGTATCTTCCAGCGTCGTCAGGTGGCACATGACCGTATCGTATTTGATATCGACCGAGCGGGCCACATCATGCCCGGATACTGGTTCGCGCTGATCCGCCAGGCATTTTAATATGTCTACCGATATCTTTACCGCATTAATCCTCCGATAACTCTTCATCCGCTGCATGTCTCCTTTTCAACTTCGGCTTTTTTAAAATTTTCCAGAGCGACCATCATTTCTGCCCGGTAGATTTCCAGGCAAGGATCGCATAAGCCATGTGTGACCGCATCTTTCGGACCCGGCTT
The window above is part of the Thermodesulfobacteriota bacterium genome. Proteins encoded here:
- a CDS encoding helix-turn-helix domain-containing protein, with amino-acid sequence MKSYRRINAVKISVDILKCLADQREPVSGHDVARSVDIKYDTVMCHLTTLEDTGLVRTIGDRYELSMGMAMFWTKMKSRKEADKQRIEHEIKLLQTGD
- a CDS encoding AAA family ATPase — translated: MLRLKQLLYECGVSQQAFADRTDFGSTVLWLSFTGRFPKKVERFKASVESAVSADPALSAWLQHRGLDMNAIWDEVEKTNNYAYPDWRRKSMSDAMQRSWSVPAIVPGDPLKTEKHKEAEMIEQRALKHFKLFRSPFLNDISDVRDIFLSEDHHFIKEMMLDTARYAGFTAVYGEVGSGKSVIRKAVVQELMSEDIKVVFPIIVDKSRITPGSLIDAIVMDISEEKTKRSLEAKTRQALQLLRNRATSGMKQVLIIEEAHLMNVKAMKALKQIYELEDGYSRLIGIILIGQPELKFLLDETRHPEMREVTRRVTCAEITGLDGDLDRYIVHKFKRINKKTEDIFSDDAFEAMAHRLQDKTGSGRIVSRGYPLTVNNLTAKAMNMAVDMGEEKVTAEVVMSL